A window of Bradyrhizobium sp. AZCC 1610 contains these coding sequences:
- a CDS encoding PQQ-dependent catabolism-associated CXXCW motif protein yields the protein MKEKIAGLVLAAFTFIVPTSAQERPPEPDGYRMEDYRALVPASLAGVRVLTTAEAASIWRSKAGVFIDVMPRAPKPQNLPQGTVWRDQPRLNIPGSIWLPDTGYGKLAAATEDYLRRGLVRATAGNNTALVVVYCQADCWMSWNAAKRILTYGYSNVAWYPEGTDGWERAGLDLADSQPEPRTGEETSSSR from the coding sequence ATGAAGGAAAAGATCGCAGGCCTGGTCCTTGCGGCATTCACATTCATTGTCCCGACATCAGCGCAGGAAAGGCCTCCCGAGCCCGACGGATACCGCATGGAAGACTACCGTGCGCTGGTTCCCGCAAGCCTTGCCGGCGTGCGTGTTCTGACGACCGCTGAGGCCGCGTCGATCTGGCGATCCAAGGCGGGCGTGTTCATCGACGTAATGCCTCGTGCGCCGAAGCCGCAAAATCTTCCCCAAGGCACAGTCTGGCGCGACCAGCCGCGGCTCAACATTCCCGGCAGCATATGGCTGCCGGACACCGGCTACGGAAAGCTCGCGGCGGCAACGGAAGATTATCTGCGGCGCGGCCTCGTCCGGGCGACGGCGGGCAACAATACTGCGCTGGTGGTGGTTTACTGTCAGGCCGATTGCTGGATGTCCTGGAACGCGGCAAAGCGAATCCTGACATACGGCTATTCCAATGTAGCTTGGTATCCCGAAGGAACCGATGGCTGGGAGCGCGCCGGCCTGGACCTCGCTGATTCGCAACCGGAGCCGCGGACAGGCGAGGAGACTTCATCGTCGCGTTAG